The Prosthecomicrobium sp. N25 nucleotide sequence AGGAGACCAGCAGGCCGAGAAACATGGACGCGACGGCTTTTACGGGGCTCGAGCGGGCCACGATCGTCGCGCACATAAGCCCCAGGAAGGCCAGCCAGAAATACTCGTAGGTGGAGAACTGGAAGGCCATCTCGGCGAGCGCCGGCGCCATCAGGATCAGCGACAGGGTGCCGATGATGCCGCCAAGCGCGCTGAACCAGACGCAGATGCCGAGCGCCAGCTCCGCCTGGCCCTTGCGCGTCATCGCGTAGGCCTCGTCCGTGTAGGCGGCCGAGGCCGGCGTGCCGGGGATGCGCAGGAGGCAGCCCGGGATGTCGCCCGAGAAGATCGCCATCGCGGAGGCCGAGATGATCGTCGCCACCGCGGCGATCGGCGAGAGGTAGAAGGTGACCGGCACCAGCAGCGCCGTCGCCATGGTGGCGGAGAGGCCCGGCAGCGAGCCGATCACCAGGCCGTAGATCGAGGAGGCCAGGATCGCCAGCAGGACCTCGGGCTGGAGGACGAGCAGCAGGGCGTCGACGAAGGTCTGCAAGGGCGTCACCACGGCATGGGGAGGAGCCCCGCCGGCAGCGGAACCCTGAGGAGCTTCAGGAAGATCAGGTGGACGCCGACCGGCGCCAGGAGCGCCACCCCGAGCGCCAGCCGCCACCGCGCCCCGAGCGCCAGCGCGGTCGTCAGCACCATGACGAAGCCGGTCGGCACGAAGCCGAGGCGGTCGACCATGAAGTAGTAAAAGAGCAGGAGCCCGGGCGGGATCAGGACCGACAGTCGCCGGGCGGGCGACATTCGCCGCTCGGCTTCCGCCTCGGATATGACCGTGCCGTCCTCCGCGGCGACCACCTCGTGCTCCTCCTCGAAGCTCGACCCGACCTTGAGCGCGATCAGGAGCCCGCAGACGACGAGCCCCGCGCCGATCACCATCGGAAACACGTTCGGCCCGACCTGCTGGCCGGGCACCGGCGGCAGTCTGGACCCGCCCGCGAAGGCGGCGGCGCCGAGCACGGCGAGCGCCGTCCCGGTCAGTCGGTCGGAGAGATGCATCCGGAAGGTCCCCAGGCGGTCGCGGGGCCGCCGCCGGACGGCGCCGGCGGGGCGGGTGCGGGGAGGGGGAACGCGCGGACCCGCCCGCGCGCCCCGGAGCTTCGGATGGGCGTCAGGTCTTGGCGAGACCCGCGGCCTTCATGCTCTCGCCCATCTGGGCGTCGCCCTCGGCCATGAACTTGGCGAAGGCCTGCGGATCGGCCCACACGGTGCCGAAGCCGCGGTTCTTCATGAAGTCCTGGAACTCGGCCGACTTGTAGGCCTTGTCGAGGGCGGCCACGAGCCGGGCCTGGACCGGCTGCGGCAGGCCCTTGGGCCCGGCGATGCCGCGCCAGGCGCCGATCGTGAAGTCGATCCCGAGCGCCTCCTTGAGCGTCGGCACGTCCGGGAACTGCGGATTGCGCGCGGGCGCCATGATGGCGAGGCTCCGGGCCTTGCCGGCGTCGATCATCGCGCGCCCTTCCGGCACCGAGCAGGTGACGATGTCGAGCCCGCCCGCCGCCAGGTCCTGCATGGCCGGCGCCGCCCCGTTCGAGGGCACCCACGGCACCGCGTTCGCGTCGAGGCCCATGGCCTTCAGCCAGCCGACCAGCGCCAGGTGCCAGATGCCGCCTTGGCCGGTGCCGGAGGCCTTGAGCTTGCCCGGGTTCGCCTTGATGTGGTCGGCGAGTTCCTTGACGGTCTTCCAGGGCGCGTCGCCCTTCACCTGGACGCCGGGCGGGTCCGAGTTCATCAGCGCCAGCGGCGTGTAGCTTTTCGGGTCGAGCTCCGTCAGCCCCTGCCAGTGCATCATGGAGATCTCGACCGTGATCATCCCGATCGTGTAGCCGTCCGGCGCCGCGGTGGCGATCGCCGAGTGCCCGACCACGCCCGACCCGCCGGTCCGGTTCACGACGTTGAAGGGCTGCCCGAGGTCCCTCTCCAGGAGCGAGGCGACGATCCGCGCCGTCGCGTCCGTGCCGCCCCCCGCGCCCCACGGCACCACCAGGGTGACCGGGCGGTTCGGGTAGGTCTCCTGTGCGCCGGCCGCGCGGAGCCCGAGCCCCGCGGTGGCACCGGTCGCGGCGGCGGTCGCCATGAAGCTGCGTCGGCTGATCCTGGACATGGATGACCTCTCCTCGTTTCGTTTCCTGCCGGCGGCGGGTCCGTGCCCGCCGCTCGTGTTGTGACCCGGGGAGGCTAAGCGCTCGCCAGTTGTCTGACAAGGACCTGAGCGAAGGGCGTCCGTTAGGCGGGGCTCGCTTTCGCTGCGTCGTCGTGGTCTTGTTTGTGTCGGCGGTGCGGCGTAGAACCACGCGCCCATCGAGCCGGGGTCGCCGGTGACCCCCGGTGCGGCAGCAGGTTTCGGATGACGGACGAAGCGACCTCCGAGAAGCCGGCGCTCCCGCCCGGCTCAGACCACCCCGCCGCGCCGGCTCCCGGCAAGGACGCCCACGGCGGCCAAGGGTCCCATGGCTCCCTCTTCACCCTGATGCTCGGCTCGATCGGCGTCGTCTACGGCGACATCGGCACCAGCCCGCTCTACGCGCTGCGCGAGTCCCTCGTCCATGCGGCGGCCGACGGGCTGACCCGGGAGGAGGTGCTCGGCGTCGTCTCGCTGCTCCTCTGGGCGCTGATCGTCATCGTGACGATCAAGTACGTCCTCTTCCTCATGCGCGCCGACAACAAGGGCGAGGGCGGCATCCTCTCGCTCCTCGCCCTGGTGCAGGGCGCGGTCGGACGCGACTCGATCTTCATCCTCGTTCTCGCCGCCCTCGGCGCCTCGCTGTTCTACGGCGATTCGATCATCACCCCGGCCATCTCGGTGCTCTCGGCCGTGGAGGGCCTGAAGCTCGTCACCCCGGTCTTCGAGCCCTACGTGCTGCCCATCACCATTGTGATCCTGGTCGGCCTCTTCGCCGTGCAGCCGCGCGGGACCGGCGCGGTCGCGGTCTTCTTCGGCCCGATCACCGCCGTCTGGTTCTTCGCGATGGCGGCGGCCGGCCTGTCGCACATCTCCGACGACCCGGCCATCTTCCTCGCCTTCGACCCGCGCCACGCCCTCTTCTTCCTGCTCGACCACGGCATCATCGGCTTCGTCGTCCTCGGCTCGGTCTTCCT carries:
- a CDS encoding tripartite tricarboxylate transporter TctB family protein; translated protein: MHLSDRLTGTALAVLGAAAFAGGSRLPPVPGQQVGPNVFPMVIGAGLVVCGLLIALKVGSSFEEEHEVVAAEDGTVISEAEAERRMSPARRLSVLIPPGLLLFYYFMVDRLGFVPTGFVMVLTTALALGARWRLALGVALLAPVGVHLIFLKLLRVPLPAGLLPMPW
- a CDS encoding tripartite tricarboxylate transporter substrate binding protein; this encodes MSRISRRSFMATAAATGATAGLGLRAAGAQETYPNRPVTLVVPWGAGGGTDATARIVASLLERDLGQPFNVVNRTGGSGVVGHSAIATAAPDGYTIGMITVEISMMHWQGLTELDPKSYTPLALMNSDPPGVQVKGDAPWKTVKELADHIKANPGKLKASGTGQGGIWHLALVGWLKAMGLDANAVPWVPSNGAAPAMQDLAAGGLDIVTCSVPEGRAMIDAGKARSLAIMAPARNPQFPDVPTLKEALGIDFTIGAWRGIAGPKGLPQPVQARLVAALDKAYKSAEFQDFMKNRGFGTVWADPQAFAKFMAEGDAQMGESMKAAGLAKT